GTCTCCCTTGCTTATGAAATTCTTATTGTGTAAATTTATTTTTTAATATTTGTATATAAATCACGTATGTTATTATATTCAATATTTATTTTTTTTTTGAGACCTTGAGGACCAATTTGTGTTAATTCACTTGCTGTATAAAAATTAATTAAAGCATTTAGAATTTTATTTTTAGCAGATTTTTCATCTAATTTGAGAATAACTTTTATATCTGAAAATGAAATAAATATTTTTTTTTCGATAATTTTTAAAACTTTAGAATTTTTTTTATATTCAAATAAATATTCATTTATTTTGGATTTAGAAACATGTAATAACATAAAAAAAATTGGAGTTAAAAATATTTTTTTTGGTATATAGTTGCTATGAAATCTAGTTTTTTCTTTTTTACATTTTATAAACCCCATGGGTTCTAAAAAATGACTGATTAATCTAGAAGCACGTGTAATTGATTTATTACCCGCTTTTGATATTGTAGATAAACCGCATTGATCTGACAATTTTTCAATTGAAGCTTCTACTACATGAGATTCTATATTGTAATGATACAACATAGCTAAAACCATAGCTCGCATAGCACAGGCTCGATGTTCGTTTAATCTTCTAAATCGAGGAAAAATATTACCAGTTTTGGGGTTTATTGCTAGTAAAGTATAATTTAATATATTTCTCGCAACATCCATTCCTGATGCCTTTCGCATTGCATATTTAATAAAATTAGATCTTTTTTTCTCATTTTTAGGAGGATTAAATACCGGTTTTAAATTACATATATAATTTTTTCTAGACACTAAATTAATACACTTAAACATAAAATATATTTTTTAAAAAACATATTCAAATAAAATGATTAGTTAGATAATTTATTTATAACTAAAATACAATTATAAACTTATAACATAAATTTAAAATGCTTTCAAATAACTTTAAATAAGCGACTAAAAAATTTTAATTTAATGTTTTATTTTTTTGCTCATTTTATCAATATATGCCATTCCAAAAGCTGATAAAACAAATGTTAAATGAATAACTACACACAACATAATTTTATTATCTAAAATTCTTTCTGCTTCCATAAAAAGACGCAATAAATGTACAGATGATATTGCAACTATTGATGAAGCAACTTTATTTTTAATTGAATTAACATCCATAGTACCCATCCAACCTAATCTTTTTTGATTATCTTCGATGTCCATTTTAGAGATGAAATTTTCATACCCTGAAAACATTACCATAACTAAAAGCCCCCCTACTAATGCAATATCAATTAAAGATAATACTACTAGAACTAAACCAGACTCTGACATCGCTAAAATATCTGGTAAAATAAAAACTATTTGTTGAAAAAACTTTAACGTTAATAAAATAAATCCAAAGGATAAACCGACATATACAGGAAACATTAACCAACGAGAAGCATATATCGATTTTTCAATAAATTTTTCCATTTTTATTCCTAAAAACTTATGTAAAAAGTATATTTAATATATACATATTATATTGAAAAAAATTTCTATATAATCAAGAAAAACTTTTGTTTTTTTAATTATATAGAAATTTTTTAAAATTATATTGAAAAAGTTTTTAATTTATGTTAAATATATATCGTCAAAAACAGGCATAATTTTAAAAATTACATCATTTAACAACACAACATTTTACAACACTTTTTAAAAAAATTATATTATGTCATTTAGAAAAAATTATATAAACAATAAAAATCCATTTTTTACACCCCCAAAAAATGATAAACGTCGTCCATCATTTATTTGTTTTGCTATGAAAAAAGCATCAGAAATAGATGTAGCAAGATGCGAGTTAAACTATATTATTCAACTTAGAAACATTAGAACAGGCATTCCAATAAAACGAATAAGAAGATTAAACGAGCATCGAGCCTGTGCTATGCGAGCTATGGTTTTAGCTATGCTATATCATTTTAACATTTCATCAGAATTAGTACAAGCATCAGTAGAACAGTTATCTGATGAATGTGGGTTATCTACAATATCAAAAGCAGGTAACAAATCAATTACGCGAGCTTCTAGGTTAATAACACATTTTATGGAACCCATGGGTTTTGTTACTTGCAAAAAAATATGGGATAAAGTATTAGGTAATTATATGCCCAAAATGATAACACTTACACCACTTTTTTTTATGCTTTTTGATGTTTCTGAAAAACAATTAGTTAATGCTAAAAAACAACAATTAGGATGGATTAATAAAAATCTTATCACTAAGGGATTAAAACCTATTACAATTTCTGAAGCAAAAACAAAATCAAAAGAAACACATATAAAAAATATTTTTAAATATAGAATATCTAAACATACTTTTTATAAAAAGAAAAAAAATGCACAACGTTTAATAGCTTTAGATGAAAAAGAAGCAAGACAAAGAATTCTACGCGCTTTAGTAGGAAAATATTCTATTAGTGAATTAACAAAAATGGGCCCTAGTGGTTTAAAAAAACAAGTCAATATTAGCTATTATTATTTACGAAAAATAGCAAACAATACATATTCTGATAAAATTAAATAACTTATCTATTACATTTAATATGTAAATCTATATTCCATCCATAATAAATCATTACATTTACTCAATTTTTCTAAAATATTTCAAAAAAACTTATTTTATATATTTCTTATATTAAAAAAATTAATATTTTTTTTTTTTAAATACCATAAATGCATATTATTTTTTTTAATAAATGCTTTCTAAGCAATAAATGCAAAATAACATTTTTTTAAACATAAAAAAAAATAATATATAACATGAAAAAAAATAGCGAAATTTTTTAAATTCGCTATTTAAAATTTTTAAGAATTAAATATTTTTCTTTTTAAGTAAAAAGAAGGTATTTTATTTTCATAAAATTTAATCTTATCATGAAGTTTCATAGTCAAATCTATATTATCTAAATTGTTTAATAAATAAAAACGTTGAGAACTGTTTAAATTAAACAAAAAACTTTTATGTTTATAATTTATTTTATTTGCTAACAAATCAATACTTAATATAATATTTTGACTTTTATTAAATAAATCAAATAAATAATTAACTTCTATTTTTTTAAGAATAATTAATAAAAGTTTATTGTTAAAACTATTATTATAAAAAATATCAGAAAAACTGGGAGCAATTATCACTTTAAAACCGTAATCTAACAACGCCCAAACAGCATGTTCTCTTGATGACCCACAACCAAAATTATCTTGTGTTAATAAAATACTAGCATTTTCATAAATTTTTTTATTTAAAATAAAATCAGGATTAACATTAGATTGATTTTTATCAAGATATCTCCAGTCATGAAATAAATATTGACCAAAACCAATTTTATTTACTTTTTGTAAAAATTGCTTAGGAATGATTACATCTGTATCTATATTAGATATATTTAAAGGCACAACAGTACCTTCATATTTAGTAGATTTAAACATTTTAAATTAATCTCATTATTTTAAATTTCTTATATCGAAAAATTTTCCATGTATAGCCGCTGCCGCTGCCATTATAGGACTTACTAAATGTGTTCTCCCCCCTCTCCCTTGACGTCCTTCAAAATTTCTATTACTAGTAGAAGCACAACGTTCACCATTATTCAATTTATCATCATTCATACCTAGACACATTGAACATCCAGGTAGCCTCCATTCAAACCCTGCATTAATAAAAATTCTGTCTAAACCTTCTTTTTCAGATTCACTTTTAACTAATCCTGATCCGGGAACAACAATAGCTTTTATATGATCTGCGATTTTTTTGTTTTTTAATATCTTAGCCGCTGCTCTTAAATCTTCTATACGAGAATTTGTACAAGACCCAATAAAAACTTTATCAATTTTAATATCTGTTAAAAACATCCCTGGTTTTAAATTCATATAATTACATGCAGATATAGTTAAATTTTTTTTGATAGGATCATCAAAAGATTTATAATCTGGTATTGGTTGATTTATTGATAAAACTTGATCTGGGCTTGTCCCCCAAGTGATTTGAGGAGATAAATCAGTAATATCAAAAACTAATTCTTTGTCAAAAATAGCACCTTCATCTGTTTTTAATGTTTTCCAATAATTCACTGCATCTTGCCAAGATGCACTATAAGGTGAATATAATTTTCCTTTTAAATATAAATATGTTACTTCGTCAGGAGCAATTAATGCAGATTTAGCACCCATTTCAACAGCCATATTACAAATTGTCATACGCGCTTCCATAGACATATTTTTAATTACATTCCCACAAAATTCAATTACATAACCAGAACCACCAGAAGTTCCTATTTGCCCAATAATAAACAAAATGATATCTTTTGATGTAATAAAATTGCTAGCTTTTCCAATTATTTCAATCTTCATATTTTTAAAACGTTTTTGTTTTAATGTTTGTGTGGCAAGAACATGTTCAACTTCTGAAGTCCCGATTCCAAAAGCTAATGCACCAAATGCTCCATGAGTTGATGTATGAGAATCGCCGCATACTATTGTGGTGCCGGGTAAAGTCATTCCGTTTTCAGGACCTATCA
This region of Buchnera aphidicola (Aphis glycines) genomic DNA includes:
- the leuC gene encoding 3-isopropylmalate dehydratase large subunit; translation: MKKTLYEKIYNSHIVHQEEENISLLYIDLHLLHEVTSPQAFDALREKNRFVRQPKKTFATMDHNVSTISKDINASGPMAKIQMDKLVKNCNEFNISLYDLNHLSQGIVHVIGPENGMTLPGTTIVCGDSHTSTHGAFGALAFGIGTSEVEHVLATQTLKQKRFKNMKIEIIGKASNFITSKDIILFIIGQIGTSGGSGYVIEFCGNVIKNMSMEARMTICNMAVEMGAKSALIAPDEVTYLYLKGKLYSPYSASWQDAVNYWKTLKTDEGAIFDKELVFDITDLSPQITWGTSPDQVLSINQPIPDYKSFDDPIKKNLTISACNYMNLKPGMFLTDIKIDKVFIGSCTNSRIEDLRAAAKILKNKKIADHIKAIVVPGSGLVKSESEKEGLDRIFINAGFEWRLPGCSMCLGMNDDKLNNGERCASTSNRNFEGRQGRGGRTHLVSPIMAAAAAIHGKFFDIRNLK
- the leuD gene encoding 3-isopropylmalate dehydratase small subunit, with the translated sequence MFKSTKYEGTVVPLNISNIDTDVIIPKQFLQKVNKIGFGQYLFHDWRYLDKNQSNVNPDFILNKKIYENASILLTQDNFGCGSSREHAVWALLDYGFKVIIAPSFSDIFYNNSFNNKLLLIILKKIEVNYLFDLFNKSQNIILSIDLLANKINYKHKSFLFNLNSSQRFYLLNNLDNIDLTMKLHDKIKFYENKIPSFYLKRKIFNS
- the repA gene encoding plasmid replication initiator RepA, encoding MSFRKNYINNKNPFFTPPKNDKRRPSFICFAMKKASEIDVARCELNYIIQLRNIRTGIPIKRIRRLNEHRACAMRAMVLAMLYHFNISSELVQASVEQLSDECGLSTISKAGNKSITRASRLITHFMEPMGFVTCKKIWDKVLGNYMPKMITLTPLFFMLFDVSEKQLVNAKKQQLGWINKNLITKGLKPITISEAKTKSKETHIKNIFKYRISKHTFYKKKKNAQRLIALDEKEARQRILRALVGKYSISELTKMGPSGLKKQVNISYYYLRKIANNTYSDKIK
- a CDS encoding TIGR00645 family protein, whose translation is MEKFIEKSIYASRWLMFPVYVGLSFGFILLTLKFFQQIVFILPDILAMSESGLVLVVLSLIDIALVGGLLVMVMFSGYENFISKMDIEDNQKRLGWMGTMDVNSIKNKVASSIVAISSVHLLRLFMEAERILDNKIMLCVVIHLTFVLSAFGMAYIDKMSKKIKH
- the repA gene encoding plasmid replication initiator RepA, whose amino-acid sequence is MSRKNYICNLKPVFNPPKNEKKRSNFIKYAMRKASGMDVARNILNYTLLAINPKTGNIFPRFRRLNEHRACAMRAMVLAMLYHYNIESHVVEASIEKLSDQCGLSTISKAGNKSITRASRLISHFLEPMGFIKCKKEKTRFHSNYIPKKIFLTPIFFMLLHVSKSKINEYLFEYKKNSKVLKIIEKKIFISFSDIKVILKLDEKSAKNKILNALINFYTASELTQIGPQGLKKKINIEYNNIRDLYTNIKK